In Nymphaea colorata isolate Beijing-Zhang1983 chromosome 5, ASM883128v2, whole genome shotgun sequence, one genomic interval encodes:
- the LOC116254746 gene encoding protein RADIALIS-like 4 codes for MKKEESAPPYKYPSLPLSSSCKQSPLTGSHPLIVPSQAASALMASRSSSSSWNARQNKNFEQALAKYDQDTPDRWKNIATMVGDKTEEEVKRHYQVLMDDLRSIESGHVPFPNYTDRRSALSEEDQRLLMYLKLQRQ; via the exons atgaaaaaggaagaatctGCTCCTCCCTACAAATACCCATCACTGCCATTGAGCTCCTCATGCAAGCAGTCACCCTTAACTGGTAGTCATCCCCTCATCGTCCCTTCTCAGGCGGCCTCAGCTTTGATGGCTTCCCGTTCAAGCAGCTCCTCATGGAACGCGAGGCAGAACAAGAACTTCGAGCAGGCCCTCGCAAAGTATGACCAGGACACGCCGGACCGCTGGAAGAACATCGCCACCATGGTGGGAGACAagacggaggaggaggtgaAGAGGCACTACCAAGTCTTGATGGACGACCTGAGATCCATCGAGTCCGGCCATGTGCCGTTTCCCAACTACACCGACCGCAGATCCGCTTTATCAGAAGAGGATCAGAG GCTGCTGATGTATTTGAAGCTCCAGCGTCAATGA